Proteins encoded by one window of Panicum virgatum strain AP13 chromosome 7N, P.virgatum_v5, whole genome shotgun sequence:
- the LOC120683810 gene encoding mediator of RNA polymerase II transcription subunit 30-like: MASEAARGRQELAAEGQRHLEETIAAAFQILVSMNDELCNAGLWSSSSVSAAAAAGPQYQHSATPPLPHSADSDAADAGGAPGPGGLLDEARHRYKSAVAALRASIAAVSSCAQDIGSTESEAHHAEIEKLEERASALRKEIESKNKHVKLLMDQLRELITDISMWQSPCSV; this comes from the exons ATGGCCTccgaggcggcgcgggggcggcaggagctggcggcggaggggcagCGGCACCTGGAGGAGACCATCGCCGCCGCGTTCCAGATCCTCGTCTCCATGAACGACGAGCTCTGCAACGCTGGCCTCTGGTCCTCCTCCTCagtctccgccgcggccgccgccgggccccaGTACCAGCACTCCGCTACTCCGCCGCTGCCACACTCCGCGGACTCCGACGCCGCTGACGCAGGGGGCGCGCCCGGTCCCGGCGGGTTGCTCGACGAGGCGAGGCACCGGTACAAGTCCgccgtggcggcgctccgggcgTCCATCGCCGCTGTGTCATCCTGCGCACAG GACATAGGATCAACAGAATCTGAAGCTCACCACGCTGAGATTGAGAAATTGGAAGAGCGTGCATCTGCTTTGAGAAAG GAAATTGAAAGCAAAAACAAGCATGTAAAGCTCCTCATGGATCAGCTCCGGGAGCTAATAACAGACATATCGATGTGGCAGAGCCCTTGCTCGGTGTGA